From Dethiosulfovibrio russensis, a single genomic window includes:
- a CDS encoding TVP38/TMEM64 family protein — translation MKDNSRVRLAIAIGGLLTLFVVFRMCGIDKSWFTEEHLRSFGPMAPAVFTAMFAVAVILAVPGGPITILAGSLFGVFQGTVVVSAGSTLGAAAAFLIARYAARDQVSRWLARNPRFVKLDDMIREKGFFVIAIVRLIPLFPFNLVNYGMGLTSVSFGYYVLMSWLCMLPGTVLYVAGGDVFKRALTEGCVPWRTVSLCVVILICLTAGYLGLRGSLSEKRGE, via the coding sequence ATGAAGGATAACTCCAGGGTGAGGCTTGCTATCGCAATCGGAGGGCTGTTGACCCTGTTCGTGGTCTTTCGGATGTGCGGCATAGACAAAAGCTGGTTTACCGAGGAACACCTTCGTTCGTTCGGGCCGATGGCTCCGGCGGTGTTCACCGCCATGTTCGCCGTGGCTGTGATTCTGGCCGTTCCAGGCGGGCCTATAACGATCCTGGCTGGCAGCCTTTTCGGCGTGTTTCAAGGAACCGTCGTGGTCTCCGCAGGGTCTACACTGGGAGCGGCGGCGGCCTTTCTGATAGCCCGATACGCGGCCAGGGATCAGGTCTCCCGATGGCTGGCCCGAAACCCTAGATTCGTGAAGCTGGACGACATGATTCGAGAGAAGGGTTTCTTCGTCATTGCGATAGTGAGGCTCATCCCTCTTTTTCCCTTCAACCTGGTGAACTACGGTATGGGGCTGACCTCGGTCTCTTTCGGATATTACGTGCTGATGTCGTGGCTGTGCATGCTTCCGGGGACGGTCCTCTACGTGGCCGGAGGGGACGTCTTCAAAAGGGCTCTGACGGAGGGGTGCGTACCCTGGCGGACCGTCAGCCTCTGCGTGGTGATACTGATATGCCTGACGGCGGGCTATCTCGGCCTCAGAGGTTCGCTGAGCGAAAAGAGGGGAGAATAA